In Populus alba chromosome 1, ASM523922v2, whole genome shotgun sequence, a single window of DNA contains:
- the LOC118045336 gene encoding thioredoxin-like protein Clot yields MTVKLVDATISSFGSVFEKFKAEAPKNKVNLILFLADNDPSTNLSWCPDCVRAEPVILKKLEALPDDVALLRAYVGDRPTWRNPQHPWRVDSRFKLKGVPTLISWESDAVKGRLEDYEAHLEHKINALVSGN; encoded by the exons ATGACAGTAAAGTTGGTGGATGCAACCATTTCAAGCTTTGGCAGTGTGTTTGAGAAATTCAAAGCAGAAGCACCCAAAAACAAAGTTAATCTCATCCTTTTCCTGGCTGATAATGACCCTTCTACCAATCTCAGTTGGTGCCctg ATTGTGTGAGAGCTGAACCTGTAATTTTGAAGAAGCTGGAGGCATTGCCAGATGATGTTGCGCTTCTGCGAGCTTATGTTGGAGATAGACCAACATGGAGGAATCCCCAGCACCCATGGCGAGTAGACTCAAGGTTCAAGCTCAAAGGAGTTCCTACATTGATCAGCTGGGAGAGTGATGCCGTCAAAGGTCGCCTTGAGGACTATGAAGCTCACCTTGAACACAAAATCAATGCCCTTGTTTCTGGGAATTAA
- the LOC118045337 gene encoding uncharacterized protein isoform X3, with protein MQTDEDVGKIAMAVPLLVSKALELFLQDLCDRTYEITLKRGAKTLNSLHLKQCVQTFNVFDFLREIVSKVPDLGGPDAAGDERGVAKRRKVADDEDNDSDEECSRNRTNETVQTSSSGRGRGRGRGRGRTRGRGTRSMERETAAQHGKFEDDPDIGHHNDEHCPKLDKDYEPKDSKDNIPAGRNLQAPVRDFDLNAGLDENGETQPALASVPASSLTKPDTVVPTSSLTKPDTVVPASSLTKPVVPASSLTKPDTVVPASSLTKPAVPASSLTKPGTVVPASSLTKPDTVVLTSSSTKPTPELKHEEVPGWSLEDIEKMDINPVQLANLNTRIDEEEEDYDEEDCSY; from the exons ATGCAAACAGATGAGGATGTTGGGAAGATTGCCATGGCTGTACCTCTTCTTGTTT CTAAAGCCTTGGAACTATTTTTGCAAGACCTATGTGACCGAACATATGAAATAACTCTGAAAAGGGGAGCCAAGACCTTGAATTCATTGCATTT GAAACAGTGTGTACAgacttttaatgtttttgattttcTGAGGGAAATTGTGAGCAAGGTTCCAGATCTTGGCGGTCCAGATGCTGCTGGTGATGAACGTGGTGTTGCCAAAAGAAG GAAAGTTGCTGATGATGAAGACAATGACAGTGATGAGGAGTGCAGTAGAAACAGAACA AATGAGACTGTCCAGACAAGCAGCAGTggcagaggaagaggaagaggtagGGGCAGAGGTAGAACCCGTGGCCGGGGGACAAGATCCATGGAGAGGGAGACAGCTGCACAGCATGGGAAGTTTGAAGATGACCCTGACATTGGTCATCACAATGACGAGCACTGTCCAAAACTTGACAAGGATTATGAGCCTAAAGATTCGAAGGATAATATTCCAGCTGGCAGAAATTTACAAGCTCCAGTACGTGACTTTGACCTGAATGCGGGCTTGGATGAGAATGGAGAAACACAACCAGCGTTAGCTTCTGTCCCTGCAAGTTCCTTAACAAAACCTGACACTGTTGTCCCTACAAGTTCCTTAACAAAACCTGACACTGTTGTCCCTGCAAGCTCCTTAACAAAACCTGTTGTCCCTGCAAGTTCCTTAACAAAACCTGACACTGTTGTCCCTGCGAGCTCCTTAACAAAACCTGCTGTCCCTGCAAGTTCCTTAACAAAACCTGGCACTGTTGTCCCTGCAAGTTCCTTAACAAAACCTGACACTGTTGTCCTTACAAGTTCGTCAACAAAACCAACTCCTGAATTGAAGCATGAGGAAGTGCCTGGATGGTCCCTCGAAGACATTGAAAAGATGGATATCAATCCCGTTCAACTTGCAAACTTAAATACAAGAATAGACGAGGAGGAGGAAGATTACGATGAAGAAGACTGCAGCTACTAG
- the LOC118045337 gene encoding uncharacterized protein isoform X2, translated as MKKKLDTRFPAVRIKKIMQTDEDVGKIAMAVPLLVSKALELFLQDLCDRTYEITLKRGAKTLNSLHLKQCVQTFNVFDFLREIVSKVPDLGGPDAAGDERGVAKRRKVADDEDNDSDEECSRNRTTSSSGRGRGRGRGRGRTRGRGTRSMERETAAQHGKFEDDPDIGHHNDEHCPKLDKDYEPKDSKDNIPAGRNLQAPVRDFDLNAGLDENGETQPALASVPASSLTKPDTVVPTSSLTKPDTVVPASSLTKPVVPASSLTKPDTVVPASSLTKPAVPASSLTKPGTVVPASSLTKPDTVVLTSSSTKPTPELKHEEVPGWSLEDIEKMDINPVQLANLNTRIDEEEEDYDEEDCSY; from the exons ATGAAAAAGAAACTCGACACTCGTTTCCCTGCC GTTCGAATCAAAAAGATTATGCAAACAGATGAGGATGTTGGGAAGATTGCCATGGCTGTACCTCTTCTTGTTT CTAAAGCCTTGGAACTATTTTTGCAAGACCTATGTGACCGAACATATGAAATAACTCTGAAAAGGGGAGCCAAGACCTTGAATTCATTGCATTT GAAACAGTGTGTACAgacttttaatgtttttgattttcTGAGGGAAATTGTGAGCAAGGTTCCAGATCTTGGCGGTCCAGATGCTGCTGGTGATGAACGTGGTGTTGCCAAAAGAAG GAAAGTTGCTGATGATGAAGACAATGACAGTGATGAGGAGTGCAGTAGAAACAGAACA ACAAGCAGCAGTggcagaggaagaggaagaggtagGGGCAGAGGTAGAACCCGTGGCCGGGGGACAAGATCCATGGAGAGGGAGACAGCTGCACAGCATGGGAAGTTTGAAGATGACCCTGACATTGGTCATCACAATGACGAGCACTGTCCAAAACTTGACAAGGATTATGAGCCTAAAGATTCGAAGGATAATATTCCAGCTGGCAGAAATTTACAAGCTCCAGTACGTGACTTTGACCTGAATGCGGGCTTGGATGAGAATGGAGAAACACAACCAGCGTTAGCTTCTGTCCCTGCAAGTTCCTTAACAAAACCTGACACTGTTGTCCCTACAAGTTCCTTAACAAAACCTGACACTGTTGTCCCTGCAAGCTCCTTAACAAAACCTGTTGTCCCTGCAAGTTCCTTAACAAAACCTGACACTGTTGTCCCTGCGAGCTCCTTAACAAAACCTGCTGTCCCTGCAAGTTCCTTAACAAAACCTGGCACTGTTGTCCCTGCAAGTTCCTTAACAAAACCTGACACTGTTGTCCTTACAAGTTCGTCAACAAAACCAACTCCTGAATTGAAGCATGAGGAAGTGCCTGGATGGTCCCTCGAAGACATTGAAAAGATGGATATCAATCCCGTTCAACTTGCAAACTTAAATACAAGAATAGACGAGGAGGAGGAAGATTACGATGAAGAAGACTGCAGCTACTAG
- the LOC118045337 gene encoding uncharacterized protein isoform X1: MKKKLDTRFPAVRIKKIMQTDEDVGKIAMAVPLLVSKALELFLQDLCDRTYEITLKRGAKTLNSLHLKQCVQTFNVFDFLREIVSKVPDLGGPDAAGDERGVAKRRKVADDEDNDSDEECSRNRTNETVQTSSSGRGRGRGRGRGRTRGRGTRSMERETAAQHGKFEDDPDIGHHNDEHCPKLDKDYEPKDSKDNIPAGRNLQAPVRDFDLNAGLDENGETQPALASVPASSLTKPDTVVPTSSLTKPDTVVPASSLTKPVVPASSLTKPDTVVPASSLTKPAVPASSLTKPGTVVPASSLTKPDTVVLTSSSTKPTPELKHEEVPGWSLEDIEKMDINPVQLANLNTRIDEEEEDYDEEDCSY; the protein is encoded by the exons ATGAAAAAGAAACTCGACACTCGTTTCCCTGCC GTTCGAATCAAAAAGATTATGCAAACAGATGAGGATGTTGGGAAGATTGCCATGGCTGTACCTCTTCTTGTTT CTAAAGCCTTGGAACTATTTTTGCAAGACCTATGTGACCGAACATATGAAATAACTCTGAAAAGGGGAGCCAAGACCTTGAATTCATTGCATTT GAAACAGTGTGTACAgacttttaatgtttttgattttcTGAGGGAAATTGTGAGCAAGGTTCCAGATCTTGGCGGTCCAGATGCTGCTGGTGATGAACGTGGTGTTGCCAAAAGAAG GAAAGTTGCTGATGATGAAGACAATGACAGTGATGAGGAGTGCAGTAGAAACAGAACA AATGAGACTGTCCAGACAAGCAGCAGTggcagaggaagaggaagaggtagGGGCAGAGGTAGAACCCGTGGCCGGGGGACAAGATCCATGGAGAGGGAGACAGCTGCACAGCATGGGAAGTTTGAAGATGACCCTGACATTGGTCATCACAATGACGAGCACTGTCCAAAACTTGACAAGGATTATGAGCCTAAAGATTCGAAGGATAATATTCCAGCTGGCAGAAATTTACAAGCTCCAGTACGTGACTTTGACCTGAATGCGGGCTTGGATGAGAATGGAGAAACACAACCAGCGTTAGCTTCTGTCCCTGCAAGTTCCTTAACAAAACCTGACACTGTTGTCCCTACAAGTTCCTTAACAAAACCTGACACTGTTGTCCCTGCAAGCTCCTTAACAAAACCTGTTGTCCCTGCAAGTTCCTTAACAAAACCTGACACTGTTGTCCCTGCGAGCTCCTTAACAAAACCTGCTGTCCCTGCAAGTTCCTTAACAAAACCTGGCACTGTTGTCCCTGCAAGTTCCTTAACAAAACCTGACACTGTTGTCCTTACAAGTTCGTCAACAAAACCAACTCCTGAATTGAAGCATGAGGAAGTGCCTGGATGGTCCCTCGAAGACATTGAAAAGATGGATATCAATCCCGTTCAACTTGCAAACTTAAATACAAGAATAGACGAGGAGGAGGAAGATTACGATGAAGAAGACTGCAGCTACTAG
- the LOC118045338 gene encoding uncharacterized protein, whose translation MFTNNQRQEERTGKYGTPRLQYLQELVNQFQNAADEERKERIAANLANFAYDPYNYTFLRQLNVLELFLDCITEPNEKLVEFGIGGICNSSVDPANAAIITQSGGIPLAIQCLSSPVRNTVSYALGSLYYLCNSSTREEILKPEVVDVIKRYAAAETVNVSFSNLAKAFLDKHVYENK comes from the exons ATGTTTACAAATaatcaaagacaagaagaaAGAACCGGAAAATATGGAACCCCAAGACTCCAATACCTTCAg GAGTTGGTGAACCAGTTTCAGAATGCAGCGGATGAAG aaagaaaagagaggattGCTGCTAACTTGGCAAACTTTGCTTATGATCCTTATAACTATACATTCTTGCGCCAG CTAAATGTTTTGGAGCTGTTCCTTGATTGCATAACAGAACCAAATGAGAAGCTTGTGGAATTTGGGATTGGAGGAATATGCAATTCTTCTGTTG ATCCAGCAAATGCTGCTATCATCACTCAGTCCGGTGGCATACCCCTCGCTATCCAGTGTTTATCAAGCCCAGTAAGAAACACT GTTAGTTATGCTCTTGGATCTCTTTATTATCTCTGTAACTCATCTACCAGGGAAGAGATTCTAAAGCCAGAAGTTGTAGATGTTATCAAGAGGTATGCTGCGGCCGAAACAGTAAATGTAAGCTTCAGTAATCTGGCTAAAGCTTTCTTAGACAAGCATGTGTATGAAAACAAGTAA
- the LOC118045339 gene encoding uncharacterized protein yields the protein MSPASKSKSKDKKAGKEPQKASSKPSGPANAGSGISASAYNPLSGTFHTIETVPTSSASPLHNNSRFRNIDETDDHLGGSHGAGVEYDSVSNNGSWSGESEDHKEKTSNHPIRQETTIPGTENDKREKIRQKNEKKHQRQKERRAHELHERCTGYLMSRKLEALAQQLVAMGFMHERATMALILNEGKLEESVTWLFEEGEHADKHRDQNLGGGTLKIDISEELARIVEMEIRYKCTKQEVERAVVASEGDLEKAVESLRQLKLDPPSSPQKPDENGDPPTSSNDTHSLAGSQNMVRPQPKLNPTSMIQQRREDKDFNYTKAAVLVAGSLESGSKNVQSLKRIQPKSEWPRPQPTPTPIDKRWSSVGSNPSVSHSLASPLHGPPPPAKTETSYVAVGSEYKSLQPGTIREPVIMMQRPQSVNSKQVPTASISSSPPGTATGWYPTNSADIMKSNGLMPHIPSTRSPSPNNPSSNQMLHQFHYQQPQYFVPSSGPGDSPGASKVNGLWSRAGASPSLAAASSLGLFSGLGSTGSSGATSPVDWSTSGSMEQLDYSSIDWSLNRGLSSPRPGGLWLGPSLNSSAQAYASTGASGFGARLAMRSAPSGNGIPIPGLRDGGVANSETSTSGSHEWSSPFEGNDIFGLSRQFVSSPSL from the coding sequence ATGTCTCCAGCTTCAAAATCAAAGTCAAAGGACAAAAAGGCTGGCAAGGAACCCCAGAAGGCTTCATCAAAGCCTTCGGGACCTGCTAATGCTGGAAGTGGTATCTCAGCTAGTGCATACAATCCACTGTCTGGAACATTTCATACCATTGAAACAGTGCCGACATCCTCTGCTTCACCTCTACACAATAATAGTCGTTTCCGAAACATTGATGAGACAGATGATCATCTTGGAGGCTCGCATGGAGCTGGGGTTGAGTATGATTCTGTTTCGAATAATGGTAGCTGGTCTGGCGAGTCAGAAGATCACAAAGAGAAGACATCTAATCATCCAATCCGGCAAGAAACAACAATACCAGGCACTGAAAATGATAAGCGGGAAAAAATCCGCCAGAAGAATGAGAAAAAGCATCAGCGTCAAAAGGAGAGGCGAGCACATGAGTTGCATGAGCGTTGCACTGGCTATCTTATGTCGAGAAAGCTGGAAGCACTAGCTCAACAGCTTGTTGCAATGGGATTTATGCATGAACGGGCAACAATGGCTCTTATATTGAATGAAGGCAAGTTAGAAGAATCTGTAACATGGTTGTTTGAAGAGGGTGAACATGCAGATAAGCACAGAGATCAAAACCTTGGTGGGGGTACTTTGAAAATTGATATATCAGAAGAGCTTGCTCGGATTGTAGAAATGGAAATCAGATATAAGTGCACAAAGCAGGAGGTTGAAAGAGCTGTAGTTGCCTCTGAAGGTGATCTTGAGAAGGCTGTAGAAAGTTTAAGACAACTGAAGCTAGATCCACCTTCTTCTCCTCAAAAACCTGATGAAAATGGTGATCCTCCAACGTCAAGTAATGATACGCATTCTTTAGCAGGTAGCCAGAATATGGTGAGACCACAACCAAAGCTCAACCCGACTTCCATGATACAGCAGAGAAGAGAGGATAAAGATTTTAACTATACAAAAGCAGCTGTTCTGGTGGCAGGATCTTTGGAATCAGGTAGTAAAAATGTGCAGTCCTTGAAGAGAATACAACCGAAGTCGGAGTGGCCAAGACCTCAGCCAACTCCCACTCCAATTGACAAGAGATGGTCTAGTGTGGGATCAAATCCTTCTGTCTCTCACTCTTTGGCATCTCCTTTGCATGGGCCACCTCCACCTGCCAAGACAGAAACCAGTTATGTTGCTGTTGGAAGTGAATACAAGAGCCTTCAGCCTGGAACTATTAGAGAACCGGTTATTATGATGCAGCGGCCTCAATCTGTAAATTCAAAGCAGGTTCCAACTGCAAGCATAAGCTCATCTCCTCCTGGAACAGCCACTGGTTGGTATCCCACCAATAGTGCTGATATCATGAAGTCAAATGGCTTGATGCCACACATTCCTAGCACAAGAAGCCCCAGCCCAAACAATCCGAGTTCGAATCAGATGCTCCACCAATTTCATTATCAACAACCGCAGTATTTTGTCCCCAGCAGTGGCCCAGGGGATTCTCCTGGAGCCAGCAAAGTAAATGGCTTATGGAGTAGAGCAGGTGCATCGCCATCACTTGCTGCTGCTTCTTCCCTTGGACTTTTCTCTGGTTTGGGCTCAACAGGTTCATCAGGGGCAACCTCTCCAGTTGATTGGAGCACTTCCGGGTCAATGGAGCAGTTAGATTACAGCAGCATAGACTGGAGTTTGAATCGAGGTTTATCTTCCCCAAGGCCCGGTGGATTGTGGTTAGGACCAAGTTTAAATAGCAGTGCTCAAGCGTATGCTTCCACCGGTGCTTCTGGCTTTGGCGCTAGACTGGCAATGAGATCAGCCCCCAGCGGCAATGGCATACCCATTCCGGGATTGCGGGATGGTGGTGTGGCTAATTCAGAAACATCCACCTCCGGTTCCCATGAATGGAGCTCGCCATTTGAAGGGAATGATATCTTTGGCTTGTCAAGACAGTTTGTTTCATCTCCTTCGCTGTAG
- the LOC118045343 gene encoding 4-diphosphocytidyl-2-C-methyl-D-erythritol kinase, chloroplastic/chromoplastic produces the protein MASSHLLCNTFPIQTSCNRSSKSNISSFKPSGSFSFCQKLQFQRTPVVKATRKQVELVYDPDGRVNKLADEVDKQAPLSRLTLFSPCKVNVFLRITSKREDGYHDLASLFHVISLGDVIKFSLSPSKSIDRLSTNVSGVPLTEDNLIIKALNLYRKKTGTDNFFWIHLDKKVPTGAGLGGGSSNAATALWAANQFSGCLATEKELQEWSSEIGSDIPFFFSHGAAYCTGRGEIVQDIPSPVSSVIPMVLMKPPQSCSTAEVYKRFQLDKTSQADPLTLLEKISRNGITQDVCINDLEPPAFEVLPSLRRLKQRIAAAGRGQYDAVFMSGSGSTIVGIGSPDPPQFIYDDDEYQDVFVSEANFLAREANQWYQQPASTTCSSPPEFSRPLE, from the exons ATGGCTTCTTCTCATCTTCTCTGCAATACTTTTCCCATTCAAACATCTTGCAATCGCTCAAGCAAAAGCAACATCTCTTCATTTAAGCCAAGtgggtccttttctttttgtcaaaaacttcaatttcaaagGACCCCAGTTGTGAAAGCCACAAGAAAACAAGTAGAG CTGGTGTATGATCCTGATGGAAGGGTAAACAAGTTGGCGGATGAGGTGGATAAACAGGCTCCTCTCTCAAGGCTCACTCTTTTCTCACCTTGCAAG GTTAATGTCTTCTTGAGAATAACCAGTAAGAGAGAGGATGGGTATCATGATTTGGCATCTCTATTTCAT GTGATTAGTCTCGGAGATGTAATTAAGTTCTCTTTGTCACCATCAAAAAGTATTGATCGATTATCAACCAATGTGTCTGGTGTACCTCTTACTGAAGATAATTTG ATAATTAAAGCCCTTAACCTTTACAGGAAAAAGACTGGCACTGACAATTTCTTTTGG ATTCATTTAGACAAAAAAGTGCCCACTGGAGCAGGACTTGGTGGTGGGAGCAGCAATGCCGCTACTGCCCTGTGGGCCGCAAATCAATTCAGTGGTTGTCTTGCTACTGAGAAGGAACTCCAAGAATGGTCAAGTGAGATCGGTTCAGatatccctttctttttttctcatggaGCAGCCTACTGTACCGGTCGTGGTGAG ATTGTTCAAGATATTCCTTCACCAGTATCTTCAGTCATTCCAATGGTTCTCATGAAGCCCCCGCAGTCATGTTCAACTGCAGAAGTTTACAAG cGCTTTCAATTGGATAAAACCAGTCAAGCTGATCCTTTAACATTGCTGGAGAAGATCTCAAGGAATGGAATAACTCAAGATGTCTGTATCAATGATTTGG AACCTCCTGCCTTTGAAGTTCTCCCCTCTCTCAGAAGATTAAAACAGCGTATAGCTGCAGCTGGTCGTGGACAATATGATGCTGTTTTCATGTCTGGAAG TGGAAGCACAATAGTTGGGATTGGCTCACCAGATCCTCCGCAATTTATATATGACGACGATGAGTACCAGGATGTTTTTGTGTCAG AAGCCAACTTCCTAGCTCGTGAAGCAAATCAATGGTATCAACAACCTGCTTCAACAACTTGTAGCTCTCCACCCGAATTTTCCCGGCCTCTTGAGTGA